The following proteins are encoded in a genomic region of Propionispora vibrioides:
- a CDS encoding IclR family transcriptional regulator, producing MGEAQTLAKALDILFAIAATGTQLSVSEIASQVNIPESTAYRLLRTLEQNGIVERKIKGKISLGFRILDLARCLYQEMDRELFIIARPIMEGLTEECGETSVLMVRSGIHAVCIQSVESQRAIRFSLPNGRILPLHVSASGKVILAFEDKTVIEQVLAHIGDPGPVARDLETIRQQGCSITVAEIDQDVMGIGVPVYDAYGRIMASLTIAGPVERMQKQDLAALAQTVRQAAGQISGRLQHQETSAASGGKV from the coding sequence ATGGGAGAAGCACAAACATTAGCCAAAGCACTGGATATTTTATTTGCTATCGCGGCTACGGGGACACAACTGTCGGTAAGCGAGATTGCCAGCCAGGTGAACATTCCCGAGAGCACGGCCTACCGGCTGCTGCGAACGCTGGAACAGAACGGGATCGTAGAGCGCAAAATAAAAGGGAAAATCAGCCTTGGTTTTCGCATTTTGGATTTGGCGCGCTGCCTGTATCAGGAGATGGACCGGGAGCTGTTCATTATTGCCCGCCCGATTATGGAAGGTCTGACTGAAGAGTGTGGCGAGACTTCGGTCTTAATGGTGCGCAGCGGCATCCATGCTGTTTGTATTCAGTCGGTGGAAAGCCAGCGGGCCATTCGCTTTTCCCTGCCGAACGGCCGGATTCTACCCTTGCATGTCAGTGCTTCCGGTAAAGTCATTTTGGCGTTTGAGGATAAAACAGTGATTGAACAGGTGCTTGCACATATCGGTGATCCCGGGCCTGTTGCCCGCGATTTGGAGACCATAAGGCAGCAAGGGTGCAGTATAACCGTCGCGGAAATTGATCAGGATGTGATGGGCATCGGCGTTCCCGTCTATGACGCCTATGGGCGGATTATGGCCAGCCTGACCATTGCCGGGCCGGTGGAACGCATGCAAAAGCAAGACCTGGCGGCGCTGGCGCAGACCGTCCGGCAGGCAGCCGGACAAATTTCGGGACGTCTCCAGCACCAGGAGACGAGTGCTGCATCCGGTGGAAAAGTGTAG
- a CDS encoding MalY/PatB family protein: MKYDFDTVIDRTNNFAAKYDEIGLKFGREDLVPLWVADMDFRTAEPIIEAIRQRAEQGIFGYTSRPKSYFAAVSEWLSRRHGWSADPSLMLHSPGVVPSLSMMIQHFTEPGDKIIIQSPVYYPFFDVVRSHGRQLLENPLKNVNGRYEMDYDHLAELAAQGAKYLLLCSPHNPVGRVWHKDELVRLGQLCLRHGVTVIADEIHSDLVYSAHKHIPFASISEEFRQNTITCIAPSKTFNLAGLQASIVIFPNREYKARFDAILGNLDIRRNNCFSLVAVEAAYRQGEEWLEQVNAYIKDNFAYIGDFCRTHIPEIKPNEPEGTYLVWLDCRELGLNRTELHDFMLNEAKLALDDGFWFSEQADGYMRLNAACPRSILTKALTQLKQAIAARRDKD, from the coding sequence ATGAAATATGATTTTGATACCGTAATTGACAGGACCAATAATTTTGCCGCTAAATATGATGAAATAGGCTTAAAATTCGGCCGGGAGGATTTGGTCCCCCTGTGGGTGGCCGATATGGACTTTCGCACGGCCGAACCTATTATCGAAGCCATCCGGCAGCGGGCTGAGCAAGGTATATTCGGCTATACGTCACGGCCTAAGTCCTACTTTGCGGCAGTCAGCGAGTGGCTTAGCCGGCGCCATGGCTGGTCGGCCGATCCAAGTCTGATGCTACATAGCCCCGGTGTGGTTCCTTCGTTAAGTATGATGATTCAACATTTTACCGAGCCGGGAGATAAGATCATTATTCAGTCGCCGGTATACTATCCGTTCTTTGACGTGGTGCGCAGCCATGGCCGGCAGCTATTGGAGAATCCCCTGAAAAATGTGAATGGCCGGTATGAGATGGATTATGATCACTTGGCAGAACTTGCAGCCCAGGGTGCGAAATATCTGCTTTTGTGCAGTCCCCACAATCCGGTGGGGCGTGTCTGGCACAAGGACGAGCTGGTCCGGCTGGGCCAGCTCTGCCTGCGCCACGGCGTTACCGTGATTGCCGATGAAATCCACTCTGATCTGGTCTATTCCGCACATAAGCATATCCCCTTTGCCAGTATCTCGGAAGAATTCCGGCAGAATACCATTACCTGTATTGCGCCAAGCAAAACCTTTAATCTGGCCGGGTTGCAGGCTTCCATTGTCATTTTCCCCAACCGCGAATACAAAGCCCGGTTTGATGCGATTTTAGGAAACCTGGATATCCGCCGCAACAATTGCTTTAGTCTGGTGGCGGTGGAAGCGGCCTATCGTCAGGGCGAGGAGTGGCTGGAGCAGGTCAATGCCTATATAAAGGACAATTTTGCCTATATCGGTGATTTCTGCCGGACCCATATTCCCGAAATTAAGCCTAATGAGCCGGAAGGAACGTACCTGGTCTGGCTGGATTGTCGTGAACTGGGCTTGAACCGTACCGAACTGCACGATTTTATGCTGAACGAGGCCAAGCTGGCTCTGGACGACGGCTTCTGGTTCAGTGAACAGGCTGACGGCTATATGCGCCTCAACGCCGCCTGCCCGCGCAGTATTCTGACCAAGGCGCTGACCCAGCTTAAACAGGCAATTGCCGCACGCCGGGACAAGGACTGA
- a CDS encoding thiamine diphosphokinase: protein MNHVIRLPQLDCLFPGPAPEREVLLAAGGRAPQPVWLKEAAAGRAVWCVDHGIDCCQRSRIVPERVIGDGDSASGAGWAWGRQLGVPMEEYPAEKNLTDLQLALQTASTVYRQAAVVVTGVWGGRFDHAFSNIYSLTGCAALGLSRCLAADQTEVLLLLQGEDAVRLTWRAAPEVISLLPLSGTCSGVSIQGVHWPLDRVELLSTLPYAVSNRPAAAEVSVALASGSLGVYLCWQSAHVAADS, encoded by the coding sequence ATGAACCATGTGATACGATTGCCACAATTGGACTGCCTATTCCCCGGCCCGGCACCGGAACGGGAGGTCCTGCTGGCAGCCGGCGGCCGGGCGCCGCAGCCGGTCTGGCTGAAAGAGGCCGCTGCCGGCCGCGCCGTCTGGTGCGTCGACCACGGCATTGACTGCTGCCAACGCAGCCGGATTGTCCCTGAACGGGTGATTGGTGACGGCGACAGCGCCAGCGGGGCCGGCTGGGCCTGGGGCCGGCAACTGGGAGTGCCGATGGAGGAATATCCGGCCGAAAAAAATCTTACCGACCTGCAGCTTGCCCTGCAAACCGCCAGCACGGTATACCGCCAGGCAGCTGTGGTGGTTACCGGCGTCTGGGGCGGACGGTTTGATCATGCCTTTAGCAATATCTATTCACTGACAGGCTGCGCCGCCTTGGGCCTTTCCCGCTGTCTGGCCGCCGACCAGACGGAGGTACTCCTCCTGTTGCAAGGCGAAGACGCGGTCCGGCTTACCTGGCGCGCTGCGCCTGAGGTTATATCTCTTCTGCCTTTGTCCGGCACCTGCAGCGGCGTGAGTATCCAGGGCGTCCACTGGCCGCTGGACAGGGTGGAACTGCTGAGCACCCTGCCTTATGCCGTCAGCAACCGCCCGGCCGCGGCCGAGGTCAGCGTGGCCCTGGCCAGCGGCAGTCTGGGGGTCTACCTGTGCTGGCAGAGCGCTCATGTAGCGGCGGACAGTTGA
- the thiT gene encoding energy-coupled thiamine transporter ThiT has product MEETTWLSAIWLLSENPASLFALIGMVALLVAFAYIKKITIHTRLLVHIGLALALTVVLHTFRLYHMPQGGSVTLGAMLPLLLLSFRYGPVVGYLAGFVYGLLNLLQDPYILHPVQVLFDYPLPYMAMGLAGFFRDRPFLGATVAVVGRFICHFISGVVFFASYAPEGMSPYWYSLVFNGSYLLPELVICLVILKVLPVGRVLRTIPK; this is encoded by the coding sequence ATGGAAGAGACAACCTGGTTGAGCGCTATCTGGCTGCTTTCCGAAAACCCGGCCAGTCTATTTGCCCTGATCGGAATGGTAGCGCTGCTGGTAGCGTTTGCTTATATCAAAAAAATCACCATTCATACCCGGCTGCTGGTTCATATCGGTCTGGCGCTGGCTCTGACGGTGGTGCTGCACACCTTCCGGCTGTATCATATGCCTCAGGGCGGCAGTGTCACCTTGGGAGCCATGCTGCCGCTCCTGTTGCTGTCCTTCCGTTACGGGCCGGTAGTGGGTTATCTGGCGGGTTTTGTTTACGGGCTGCTTAACCTGCTGCAGGACCCTTATATTTTGCATCCCGTCCAGGTGCTGTTTGATTATCCCCTGCCGTACATGGCCATGGGCTTGGCCGGCTTTTTCCGGGACCGGCCGTTTTTAGGTGCGACGGTTGCCGTAGTCGGCCGGTTTATCTGTCATTTTATATCGGGCGTTGTTTTTTTCGCCAGCTATGCGCCGGAGGGGATGTCTCCCTATTGGTATTCCCTGGTGTTTAACGGCAGCTACCTGCTGCCGGAGCTAGTCATTTGCCTGGTTATTCTTAAAGTACTGCCGGTTGGCAGAGTGCTGCGGACCATCCCAAAATAA
- a CDS encoding aminopeptidase codes for MNTQLLEKYARLIVKTGINLEKNQTLVINSPIESAPFSRALAETAYKEGARDVVIVWRDELFTKIRYTHAPEEVFSEYPDWQKELYMTYVRQGAAFVSIAASDPELLKDIEPGRIAKAQKAGSTALREYRERLMSNQNTWCVVSVPTAAWARKVFPDLSEEAAIARLWELICQVVRVDTPDPVAAWNSHKQNLQQRLDFLNSHNFKTLHYKNSLGTDLTVELPEGHIWLGGSEHTPAGREFIANMPTEEVFTLPQRTGVNGKVVSSKPLNYNGNLIDGFTLTFTDGKIVDFTAKTGYESLKHLLETDEGASYLGEVALVPFDSPISNANILFYNTLFDENASCHLAFGKAYPVCLANSENYTPEELAQKGVNDSLVHEDFMLGTADLEIIGTTRQGQQVPVFKNGNFAF; via the coding sequence ATGAATACGCAATTACTTGAAAAATATGCCCGTTTGATTGTAAAAACCGGTATTAACTTAGAGAAAAACCAGACGCTGGTTATCAATTCCCCGATTGAAAGCGCGCCCTTTAGCCGGGCTCTGGCGGAAACCGCCTATAAGGAAGGGGCCCGGGATGTGGTCATCGTCTGGCGCGATGAATTATTCACCAAAATCCGCTATACCCATGCGCCGGAAGAAGTATTCAGCGAATATCCCGACTGGCAAAAAGAGCTGTACATGACCTACGTGCGGCAGGGGGCCGCTTTCGTCAGCATTGCCGCCTCCGATCCCGAACTGCTGAAGGACATTGAACCGGGGCGCATCGCCAAGGCCCAGAAGGCCGGCAGCACAGCGCTGCGCGAATACCGGGAGCGTCTGATGAGTAATCAGAACACCTGGTGCGTCGTGTCCGTTCCCACCGCGGCCTGGGCCAGGAAGGTATTCCCGGACCTGTCGGAGGAAGCGGCCATCGCCAGACTCTGGGAACTGATCTGCCAGGTCGTGCGGGTGGATACTCCCGATCCGGTGGCCGCCTGGAACAGCCACAAGCAAAACCTGCAACAGCGGCTGGATTTCCTAAACAGCCACAACTTTAAAACGCTTCATTATAAAAATTCGCTGGGTACCGACCTGACCGTCGAGCTGCCGGAAGGCCATATCTGGCTGGGCGGCTCTGAGCACACGCCGGCCGGCCGGGAATTCATCGCCAACATGCCGACCGAGGAAGTCTTCACCCTGCCTCAACGGACAGGCGTCAATGGCAAGGTCGTCAGTTCCAAGCCGCTTAACTACAACGGCAATCTGATCGACGGCTTCACGCTGACCTTCACCGACGGCAAAATTGTCGATTTCACAGCCAAAACAGGCTACGAAAGCCTGAAACATCTGTTGGAAACTGACGAAGGAGCCAGCTATCTGGGCGAAGTGGCACTGGTACCCTTCGACTCTCCTATCTCCAATGCCAACATTCTGTTTTACAACACTCTATTCGATGAAAACGCCTCCTGCCATTTAGCCTTCGGCAAGGCCTATCCGGTCTGCCTCGCCAACAGCGAGAACTACACGCCGGAAGAACTGGCGCAAAAAGGCGTGAACGATTCACTGGTCCACGAGGATTTTATGCTCGGCACCGCCGATCTGGAAATCATCGGCACCACCCGGCAGGGACAGCAAGTTCCTGTTTTTAAAAACGGCAATTTTGCCTTCTGA
- a CDS encoding class I adenylate-forming enzyme family protein, producing MLVHELIGQGTKNDPVFYYPRQMTYGELAQEVDHYRDYFFACGIKTGDHVGLFAKNSIEFVCTYLALTSLGAIVVPINFQLTARETAYILHDAAIHHLVTAAPLDLAGELAKYGRQELSQLTFAVIKQTLSQETYPPAPPLPAEFDAQQPCVIIYTSGTTGHPKGAVLTHENLVVDAQAFSHMLPVERRDNVLCVLPMYHCFAWTCAILNALWLGAGITVLETFAPKETAAVIKEHRVTVMYGVPPMYNLLSRLAQPDALRTVRIFVSGGASLPVEMAKQFESIYGTPIIEGYGLSEASPVVTFNLPEKRKYGSIGKALPGITVAIVNENGQQLGTGEIGELVVRGPIVMQGYWNLPEQTAQSLRDGWLHTGDIAYRDEDGYFFIVDRLKDMIISSGENVYPREIEELLYTYPGVVEAAVIGVPDSLRGQAIRAYLVMREGASFNKRAVKEFLQARLAPYKQPRDIVLVDALPKTPTGKLLKRALREEAAATKS from the coding sequence TTGCTTGTTCATGAATTAATCGGGCAAGGAACAAAGAACGACCCCGTTTTTTATTATCCCCGGCAGATGACCTACGGGGAACTGGCACAAGAGGTTGACCACTACCGGGATTATTTTTTTGCTTGCGGCATCAAGACCGGCGACCATGTCGGACTGTTCGCCAAGAATTCCATTGAATTTGTTTGTACCTACCTGGCGCTGACCAGCCTGGGCGCCATCGTCGTTCCTATTAATTTTCAGCTGACCGCCCGGGAAACAGCCTATATCCTTCACGACGCCGCCATCCACCATCTGGTGACGGCGGCACCGCTCGACCTGGCCGGGGAACTGGCAAAATACGGACGCCAGGAACTGAGCCAGCTTACCTTTGCCGTGATTAAACAGACGCTAAGCCAGGAAACCTATCCACCGGCGCCACCACTGCCGGCCGAGTTTGACGCGCAGCAACCCTGCGTGATTATCTATACCTCCGGCACCACCGGCCATCCCAAGGGAGCGGTCCTTACTCACGAAAACCTGGTCGTCGACGCCCAGGCGTTCAGCCATATGCTGCCGGTAGAACGCCGGGACAATGTCCTCTGTGTGCTGCCCATGTATCATTGCTTTGCCTGGACCTGCGCCATTTTAAACGCGCTTTGGCTCGGGGCCGGCATTACCGTACTGGAAACCTTCGCCCCTAAGGAAACGGCAGCGGTCATCAAGGAGCACCGGGTTACTGTCATGTACGGCGTCCCGCCGATGTACAACCTGCTGTCCCGCCTGGCCCAACCCGACGCCTTGCGTACCGTCCGCATCTTCGTATCCGGCGGTGCCTCGCTGCCGGTGGAAATGGCCAAACAGTTTGAAAGCATTTACGGCACGCCGATCATCGAAGGCTACGGTCTGTCGGAAGCCTCACCGGTGGTCACCTTCAACCTGCCGGAAAAGAGAAAATACGGCTCCATCGGCAAAGCCCTGCCGGGCATTACTGTCGCCATTGTAAACGAGAACGGCCAACAGTTGGGCACAGGGGAAATCGGCGAACTGGTTGTACGAGGCCCTATTGTCATGCAAGGCTATTGGAATCTGCCGGAACAGACGGCCCAGTCACTGCGGGACGGCTGGCTTCACACCGGTGATATTGCCTACCGGGATGAAGATGGCTACTTTTTCATTGTCGATCGCCTGAAAGACATGATTATCAGCAGCGGCGAAAATGTCTATCCCCGCGAAATCGAAGAACTGCTCTACACCTATCCCGGCGTGGTGGAGGCGGCCGTCATCGGCGTACCCGACAGCCTGCGGGGCCAGGCCATTCGCGCCTATCTGGTCATGCGGGAAGGGGCGTCCTTTAACAAACGGGCCGTTAAGGAATTTCTGCAGGCCCGGCTGGCACCGTATAAGCAGCCCCGCGACATTGTCCTGGTTGACGCCCTGCCGAAGACTCCGACGGGCAAACTGTTAAAACGGGCGCTGCGCGAAGAAGCGGCCGCCACCAAAAGCTAA